In Paenibacillus sp. J23TS9, a single genomic region encodes these proteins:
- a CDS encoding histidine kinase, whose translation MLRKMNRFNTLRNQMLLGFLFVMLIILFVVGIVNFDSVSRLLKNNAEKHIQQTAIQANGRLEAILNQIDSLTMQVATNQYVQQILLNELGGKQATFSERQALLTSIKIVQTYAEGVNSVELYSSSNRRLFPLDEGDLNSKVSQKWIQSAKEEKGRIVWIGIDPLDPESVLAIRSVSLMDQWFRPGGYLLIRMKREVFKINESLSGENGRETMLVVDRNYSLIAANDDQFTPSEIKPLIEADEPVVLIDKNKYMLVKQQSAVTGWTLLILTPIRTITSGISVLRTAIFVSAGIGTLLFILLSFLLSTIITRPVFKLIKTMRSARLGGLKPTTQISSTIEINELNHSYNQMVEHMNELIELVYEKEIIQSRTELKALQAQIHPHFLFNTLEALYWSLQEKQEEELAEYVVAMADLFRYTITGPNKEEWVTLGDELEHIERYLLIMKMRLGERMTWSISSPPAFSSVPMPKLLIQPLVENAVLHGVESRIGPGDISINVVLSEDAKHLVVTVADNGKGMDEDMLNRIVTALSTGKMPSTKGSGLGIFNVQQRIRLYYGRTGREHPGLTIHSGHNEGTNISLIIPIQMGEFHVV comes from the coding sequence GTGCTGAGAAAAATGAACAGGTTCAACACCCTCCGAAATCAAATGCTCCTTGGGTTTCTTTTTGTCATGCTGATTATCTTGTTCGTGGTCGGTATCGTCAACTTTGATTCGGTCTCCAGACTGCTCAAAAACAATGCGGAAAAACATATCCAGCAAACCGCTATCCAAGCTAACGGCAGACTTGAGGCAATACTGAACCAGATTGATTCTCTAACGATGCAAGTTGCCACAAATCAGTATGTACAGCAGATTTTGCTGAATGAGCTGGGCGGAAAGCAGGCCACTTTCTCTGAGCGCCAAGCACTGTTAACCAGTATCAAAATCGTGCAAACCTACGCCGAGGGCGTCAATTCCGTCGAGCTCTACAGCAGCAGCAACCGTCGCCTCTTTCCCCTTGATGAGGGCGATCTCAACAGTAAAGTCAGTCAAAAATGGATACAAAGCGCCAAAGAAGAAAAAGGCCGAATCGTATGGATCGGCATCGATCCCTTAGATCCGGAATCCGTACTGGCCATTCGGAGCGTCAGCCTCATGGACCAGTGGTTCAGGCCGGGCGGATATCTGCTCATCCGGATGAAGCGGGAGGTATTTAAAATCAACGAATCGCTCTCGGGAGAGAACGGTCGTGAAACCATGCTTGTGGTTGACCGAAACTACAGCCTGATTGCAGCCAATGATGACCAGTTCACACCATCCGAGATCAAGCCTCTGATTGAAGCCGATGAGCCGGTAGTGTTGATTGATAAGAATAAATATATGCTGGTTAAGCAGCAATCCGCAGTCACCGGCTGGACGCTATTGATTCTTACGCCTATTCGTACCATTACCAGCGGAATCTCGGTTTTGCGTACGGCGATTTTCGTCTCTGCCGGTATCGGAACGCTGCTCTTTATCCTGCTATCTTTTCTGCTGTCCACCATCATTACCCGCCCTGTCTTCAAACTGATCAAGACGATGCGAAGTGCGAGGCTTGGCGGCCTGAAGCCGACAACCCAAATATCCTCAACCATTGAGATTAACGAGTTGAACCACTCGTACAATCAAATGGTTGAACATATGAACGAGCTGATTGAACTGGTCTATGAAAAAGAAATTATACAAAGCCGAACCGAACTCAAGGCACTTCAAGCGCAAATCCATCCTCATTTTCTGTTTAATACACTGGAAGCATTGTACTGGTCTCTGCAGGAGAAGCAGGAGGAGGAACTAGCCGAATATGTGGTGGCGATGGCTGATCTGTTCCGGTATACCATCACGGGACCTAACAAAGAGGAATGGGTTACGCTCGGGGATGAACTTGAGCATATCGAACGTTATCTGCTGATTATGAAAATGAGGCTTGGTGAACGTATGACATGGTCGATCTCTTCCCCGCCTGCCTTTTCGTCGGTCCCCATGCCCAAGCTGCTGATTCAGCCCCTAGTCGAGAACGCCGTACTCCATGGGGTCGAAAGCAGGATCGGACCGGGAGACATATCCATTAACGTCGTGCTTTCCGAGGATGCCAAGCATTTGGTGGTCACGGTAGCTGACAATGGAAAAGGCATGGACGAAGACATGTTGAACCGAATTGTCACTGCGCTCAGTACAGGAAAGATGCCCTCCACCAAGGGGTCCGGCCTGGGCATTTTTAATGTTCAGCAGCGGATCAGGCTGTACTACGGCAGAACCGGGCGGGAGCATCCCGGTTTAACCATCCATAGCGGGCATAACGAGGGGACAAATATCAGTCTTATCATTCCAATCCAGATGGGAGAGTTTCATGTTGTTTAA
- a CDS encoding response regulator, with product MLFKSKTILIVDDEPRTRQGLKTMLDAWSGGCCEIRTADNGRDALQMLNQEPVHLLITDIRMPEISGLNLVQLLQATSLVTKPSVILISGYAEFDYAHQAIQLGVVNYLLKPIRKDKLIDAVEIALGAHEERTRITKMQRIVDSKLVQVTEDLDTRSEPVKEAIRYVEEHLNQGFGLREIADHVYLNPSYFSVLFKEQMQMTFIEYVTRMRVQKAKELLLQTRLPVVEIAERVGYQTTKYFNKVFKEYEGHSPGLYRKNNYQTPK from the coding sequence ATGTTGTTTAAATCCAAAACGATATTAATCGTTGATGATGAGCCCCGTACAAGACAGGGATTAAAAACGATGCTGGATGCCTGGAGCGGTGGATGCTGTGAGATCAGAACGGCGGATAATGGCAGGGATGCCCTGCAGATGCTGAACCAAGAACCGGTCCATCTGCTCATAACGGATATCCGGATGCCGGAGATCAGCGGACTGAATCTGGTGCAGCTGCTCCAAGCTACGTCTCTGGTTACGAAACCGTCCGTGATTCTCATTTCGGGATATGCCGAATTCGATTATGCACATCAAGCCATTCAACTGGGAGTCGTCAATTACCTGCTCAAGCCCATCCGCAAGGACAAGCTGATTGACGCTGTGGAAATAGCACTCGGGGCACATGAGGAACGCACGCGGATTACTAAGATGCAGCGGATCGTCGATAGCAAGCTGGTTCAAGTGACGGAAGATCTGGATACCCGGAGCGAACCGGTCAAGGAAGCCATCCGCTATGTGGAAGAACATTTGAATCAGGGCTTCGGTCTCCGCGAGATAGCCGATCATGTGTATTTGAATCCCAGCTATTTCAGCGTGCTGTTCAAAGAACAGATGCAGATGACATTTATTGAGTATGTGACCCGTATGAGGGTTCAAAAAGCCAAGGAGCTGCTACTGCAAACCCGGCTGCCTGTCGTCGAAATTGCCGAGCGTGTCGGCTACCAGACGACCAAATATTTCAACAAGGTCTTTAAGGAATATGAAGGGCACAGTCCGGGTCTATACCGTAAAAATAATTACCAAACACCCAAATAA
- a CDS encoding extracellular solute-binding protein → MKRKAFSASMLLLALTLVLAACGGGSKSTTEVTNSTASGDVSSKASSGEKVTIKMMHLWPDGSNSAQNKLVKQIIGEYEQANPNVKIDTEVLENEQYKNKIKVLSASNSLPDVGFTWAAGFLEPYVKGNMFAPLDDLLQGDLKDKFVSGTTEAYAVDGKTYALPVELNIVPVYYNKEIFAKYNLKTPQTYEEFKNIIKTLNDNKVTPIALGSKDAWTGSFWYMYLADRIGGPDVQDQAVASSTFSDPSLIQAAKEAQDLVKSNAFVKGFNGLSNDEAKSEFMNEKAAMYAMGTWEVPNYTTNPDIPQEFKDKIGFFKFPAYDGGKGNINDWVGGVGVGLFVSENSKVKEDAKKFVSFFVKRWGELSVTDAGIIPGTKVDTSSVKLPQMFIDVLNELNNANKVILYLDVQMKPVASEEHHNLVQALLGNAVTPEEFAKKQEDVLKAGK, encoded by the coding sequence ATGAAAAGAAAAGCGTTTTCTGCATCCATGCTTCTGCTCGCATTGACGCTGGTGCTGGCCGCTTGTGGCGGTGGAAGTAAAAGCACGACTGAAGTAACAAACAGCACCGCTTCCGGTGATGTAAGCAGCAAAGCATCGTCTGGTGAAAAGGTAACGATCAAAATGATGCATCTATGGCCGGATGGCAGCAACTCCGCGCAAAACAAATTGGTCAAACAAATTATCGGAGAATATGAGCAGGCCAATCCGAACGTGAAAATTGATACCGAAGTTCTCGAGAACGAGCAGTACAAAAATAAAATCAAAGTACTCTCCGCATCTAATAGCCTGCCGGATGTCGGATTTACCTGGGCTGCCGGATTTCTTGAACCTTATGTCAAAGGCAATATGTTCGCCCCGCTCGATGATCTGCTGCAGGGCGACCTGAAGGATAAATTCGTATCCGGAACGACAGAAGCTTATGCCGTTGACGGTAAAACGTATGCGCTTCCCGTGGAGCTCAATATCGTACCGGTCTATTACAACAAGGAAATTTTTGCAAAATACAACCTGAAAACGCCTCAGACCTATGAGGAGTTCAAAAACATCATCAAGACGCTGAACGACAACAAAGTGACGCCGATTGCTCTCGGCTCCAAAGATGCGTGGACCGGCTCTTTCTGGTACATGTACCTGGCAGACCGGATTGGCGGACCGGATGTACAGGATCAAGCCGTAGCGAGCAGTACATTCAGCGATCCCAGCCTGATCCAGGCAGCCAAAGAAGCTCAGGATCTGGTAAAAAGCAATGCCTTTGTTAAAGGCTTCAACGGTTTGTCAAATGATGAGGCCAAGTCCGAATTCATGAACGAAAAAGCGGCAATGTACGCCATGGGTACCTGGGAAGTGCCAAACTATACGACCAACCCGGATATTCCGCAGGAGTTCAAGGATAAAATCGGCTTCTTCAAATTCCCTGCGTATGATGGCGGAAAAGGCAATATCAATGATTGGGTAGGTGGCGTTGGCGTTGGATTATTCGTATCCGAGAACTCCAAAGTGAAGGAAGATGCCAAGAAATTCGTCAGCTTCTTCGTGAAAAGATGGGGTGAATTGTCGGTGACCGATGCCGGCATTATTCCTGGAACCAAGGTCGATACCTCCAGTGTCAAATTACCGCAAATGTTCATTGATGTGCTGAACGAACTCAACAATGCCAATAAAGTCATTCTTTATCTGGACGTTCAAATGAAGCCCGTTGCTTCTGAAGAACATCACAACCTGGTTCAGGCTCTGCTTGGGAATGCCGTCACACCGGAAGAGTTCGCCAAGAAACAGGAAGACGTGCTCAAGGCCGGAAAATAA
- a CDS encoding carbohydrate ABC transporter permease — MDKVMSHKGIIALYVLPSLLLILAIIYFPILLTGYYGLMKWDGVSSMSFIGLENYAALMKDEAFWNSVYHSFLFALLSTLSLAVYMLVALMLAGNIKGAGLLRKIYLIPMLLSSVAIAQLWLKIYHPTNGILNSFLISMGVEDPPAWLSDPKLVLAALFIPILWQYAGFYILIYYAALKNIPASLVEAARIDGANPWQIALRIKLPLISEVVKVTIVLAVVGSLKYFDLIYVMTDGGPNGSSEVMASYMYHKAFRGFDFGYGSAIGFFLLIICMVATWGIRKATASKDTIQYS, encoded by the coding sequence ATGGATAAAGTCATGTCCCACAAAGGAATCATCGCCCTATATGTGCTGCCGTCCCTGCTTCTCATTCTCGCCATCATCTATTTTCCAATCCTGTTAACTGGATATTATGGCCTGATGAAATGGGATGGCGTCAGCAGCATGTCGTTCATTGGGCTGGAGAATTACGCCGCCTTGATGAAAGACGAGGCTTTTTGGAACAGCGTATATCATTCCTTTTTATTCGCATTGCTATCAACCTTGAGCCTCGCTGTTTATATGCTGGTTGCGCTAATGCTCGCAGGCAATATCAAAGGTGCAGGCTTGCTCCGGAAAATATATTTGATACCCATGCTGCTCTCTTCTGTCGCTATCGCACAGCTATGGCTAAAAATCTATCATCCGACCAACGGAATACTGAACTCCTTTCTCATTTCGATGGGCGTTGAAGACCCGCCTGCCTGGCTATCCGATCCCAAGCTGGTATTAGCCGCATTATTTATTCCGATTCTTTGGCAGTATGCGGGCTTTTACATTTTGATCTATTACGCCGCCCTGAAGAACATTCCAGCCTCTCTAGTGGAAGCAGCCCGTATTGATGGGGCAAATCCATGGCAGATTGCGCTTCGTATCAAGCTGCCGCTCATTTCAGAGGTTGTTAAAGTCACGATCGTGTTAGCTGTTGTCGGATCGCTGAAATACTTCGACCTGATCTATGTTATGACGGACGGAGGGCCCAATGGATCTAGTGAGGTTATGGCATCCTATATGTATCATAAAGCTTTCCGGGGCTTTGATTTTGGATATGGAAGCGCCATCGGTTTCTTCCTTCTAATCATCTGCATGGTCGCGACATGGGGAATCCGGAAAGCGACGGCCTCCAAAGACACGATCCAATATTCCTAA
- a CDS encoding carbohydrate ABC transporter permease, translating to MKTVNQAVLSTGIPSPFRIASSRIGYGLLYFILIFAAVIQILPLIWLLLFSLKSNQEVFNLPPFALPSHPKWVNYENVWLQGNIGRYFMNSVLITMISVILTILLASFVTFAITRMRWKLQSMVLGLFMIGMMIPVHSTLIPLFSLFQKVGLTDSQLSLILSYTAFNLPITIMILLGFYYALPREVEEAAIMDGCSVNRMFFGIVLPMTISVIVTAAIINMIYNWNEFIFVNTFISSDHLKTLTVGVQNFVGQYTTDWGAIGATLMISILPILIVFLLLSNRIVEGIAAGSVKG from the coding sequence ATGAAAACCGTAAACCAAGCCGTCCTAAGTACTGGCATTCCGTCTCCGTTCCGGATAGCCAGCTCCAGAATCGGCTACGGTCTCCTTTATTTCATCCTGATTTTCGCTGCCGTGATTCAAATTTTGCCGCTCATTTGGCTGCTTCTCTTCTCGCTGAAGAGCAACCAGGAAGTATTCAATCTCCCTCCATTCGCCCTGCCGAGTCATCCGAAATGGGTAAACTATGAAAATGTATGGCTGCAGGGGAACATCGGGCGATATTTTATGAACAGCGTCCTCATCACCATGATTTCCGTGATCCTAACCATTCTTTTGGCCAGCTTTGTTACCTTCGCCATTACGAGAATGCGCTGGAAGCTTCAGTCGATGGTTCTTGGATTATTCATGATCGGGATGATGATCCCGGTTCATTCCACATTAATTCCGCTGTTCAGCCTGTTCCAAAAGGTAGGGTTGACGGACTCGCAGCTCAGCCTTATTCTTTCTTATACAGCCTTTAATCTGCCCATCACCATTATGATTCTGCTCGGGTTCTACTACGCCCTGCCGCGTGAGGTAGAGGAGGCCGCCATTATGGATGGCTGCTCCGTGAACCGGATGTTTTTCGGGATTGTGCTGCCGATGACGATTTCGGTTATTGTGACTGCAGCGATCATCAATATGATCTATAACTGGAACGAATTTATTTTCGTCAATACCTTTATCAGCTCCGATCATTTGAAGACACTTACCGTGGGTGTACAGAATTTCGTTGGTCAATACACAACGGATTGGGGTGCCATCGGAGCGACATTAATGATTAGTATTTTGCCGATCCTCATCGTATTCCTGCTGCTCAGTAATCGAATTGTGGAAGGAATCGCTGCCGGATCTGTGAAAGGCTAA
- a CDS encoding polysaccharide deacetylase family protein yields MPSKTVINRIETEEKAVAFTFDDGPNAEYTPQILDVFRESDAKATFYMIGTQMQHNPALVRTVYQEGHEIGNHTYSHPHLTELHEQDCMHEVVKTENLLSDIIGIKPATFRPPFFDHNEQVDGLITGLGYPMIGAVNSEANDWDLPGVHHILEKTRAQVRPGSILLFHDGFGDRSQTVEAVRILVSELVADGYRLVTVSELLELAAV; encoded by the coding sequence ATGCCGAGCAAAACAGTAATCAACCGAATTGAGACGGAAGAAAAAGCCGTTGCATTCACTTTTGACGATGGTCCAAATGCAGAGTATACGCCGCAGATCCTGGATGTTTTCCGGGAGTCCGATGCGAAAGCAACCTTTTACATGATCGGTACTCAAATGCAGCACAATCCTGCGCTCGTACGTACGGTCTATCAGGAAGGGCATGAAATTGGGAACCACACCTATTCCCATCCGCATTTAACCGAACTGCATGAACAAGACTGCATGCATGAAGTTGTGAAAACTGAAAATTTGTTATCGGATATCATTGGGATCAAGCCTGCAACCTTCCGGCCTCCATTCTTTGATCACAATGAACAGGTTGACGGTCTGATTACTGGTCTTGGTTACCCGATGATTGGGGCCGTAAATTCAGAAGCGAATGATTGGGATCTGCCGGGTGTTCACCATATATTGGAAAAAACCAGAGCGCAGGTTAGACCTGGCAGTATACTCCTGTTCCATGACGGATTCGGAGATCGCTCGCAGACGGTTGAGGCCGTTCGTATTCTGGTATCCGAGCTGGTGGCTGACGGGTATAGACTTGTTACGGTTAGCGAGCTTTTAGAGCTTGCGGCTGTTTAG
- a CDS encoding YcxB family protein encodes MDHEIIVEATLELKDVQELNLFFTRTSRVMLAVIFFVVFIGIVLLVDGERTGTEFVIIVLLDILVSVILWFVNRWNIRQKSMKAFVSDKLIKQLYRFVFTGRDIHYSSESETGKMLWTDIYEVRESPNLFLILLSTSRSLIVPKDSFASEKDRTTFRQFVEASLEAGQYHWSRVR; translated from the coding sequence TTGGATCATGAAATCATCGTTGAAGCCACCCTGGAACTCAAGGATGTTCAGGAACTCAATCTTTTTTTCACGAGAACATCCAGAGTGATGCTGGCTGTTATATTCTTTGTGGTTTTTATTGGGATTGTCCTTTTGGTCGACGGAGAGCGGACAGGAACTGAATTTGTGATCATCGTGCTGCTGGATATACTCGTTAGCGTTATTTTATGGTTTGTGAATCGATGGAATATTCGTCAGAAATCAATGAAAGCATTCGTCAGTGATAAACTAATCAAGCAGCTCTACCGATTTGTATTTACGGGGAGAGATATTCATTATTCCTCGGAATCGGAAACGGGGAAAATGCTTTGGACAGATATCTACGAGGTTCGCGAATCTCCCAATTTGTTTCTTATTCTCCTATCGACCAGCAGATCATTAATTGTTCCCAAAGATTCCTTTGCTTCGGAGAAGGATCGGACGACATTCAGACAGTTTGTTGAAGCCAGCCTGGAAGCAGGCCAATATCACTGGAGCAGAGTACGTTAA
- a CDS encoding DUF5704 domain-containing protein encodes MNKKRIIPTILSFTLILLLIQYEQSDIPSVNAAAPTNSNEAFGYPYDAEISPIGFQKRQVVTKPVHAINTGKPGVYWYQMDDGDFQADQYDGTKVEAKNTGDNHDNPVPEKRAVTGKVDSYNYKPGKFEDNNSVPANIEKFPFDSIKSALTKTTQFQTGGDKFYSNGSLTITPDKRYVIFTVTTGGEPFSDKVALTHIKPRPNGSVKYQFNYNVPIDFEWEGTVKEIKEISLSGSNQMAIGETKNFTAAVKTKPFSEPSDTGFKSPVDVTTRPEATWSSDNKAVVEVVDPHSGQVKAKAKGKATITVKWESGMYTLYDKILISVEDGEVPPTDPEPQPGDVSCTEPQPAQSISGKYMDPVVTAVIKADNRGSEKFDVLQGIPTSESLYGNVKAKEYLYQDKFNQMKGVCTYTVNVKKTYILEWDPGKTVTNPDGKGTHTEPDPQHDKDEKVYSYSIQRPYSFWKIDNLEVYDINHATLKNYAWDEISINPSGYNPPAFQASQDGKYYPPAPPEDQEAPSQTLNGGKSRPNVPNEQGAFQGMAEQSVGKVEVENDSLDFNGLKIINNQRTPETGPTPSQIPAPQLINDNVLYSPGHMISSSKTNKSKEESTGQIFYNIMTGNINGGTDQDFSIQGINPVTVHTPIVNYSTVSDDAAHNQKTFPNGGRSALILERPFTVSIPTSGQHTNYPGYGNRDYAKYFRIKQVQFPFDVYNANKTQFIPKETWVDIPVGQLDTTFYLPVWVNEGDYQVTFRNIAENAPSGYTSQTNANTNLTHHAAELKVPVEVIGRLYDFHITDIADYNWEKVFRTQSGSANQTGMSYWVGQNLIDGDPRGNKAKFTLPIRPGSNPLQGYKNVSVKTGYHFKFDFKTKGNMFGALDGIRITPSFFYVSKDGKALNANGDSRVPVDLYYNTSKNNFVKMGSAEDKVQRYVILNDRLRNVPAVELADTASYKYNHYGQTGSLSKAQYVQNYLNVFTKQKTPVGSYSLLILPEQVRTFLRLTSSIPASVDQERANVSIQKWYGEYSLPAEPFVVIAGTNVAEYGRTHGGLDSKSPIFLQNGYIIVNFNIESIQQGDLKRPHLQYIYAPLMNQWKMEGFSRDIQDAYGNRFKITDGDIIFYNANQSSRDDFSSQVPH; translated from the coding sequence ATGAACAAGAAAAGGATAATACCAACAATACTATCCTTTACTCTCATTCTCTTGTTAATTCAGTATGAACAGTCCGATATACCATCAGTTAACGCTGCCGCACCAACTAATTCCAATGAAGCATTTGGATATCCATATGATGCTGAAATTAGCCCAATTGGATTTCAGAAAAGACAGGTAGTTACGAAACCTGTACATGCTATAAACACAGGCAAGCCTGGTGTTTACTGGTATCAGATGGATGATGGTGATTTTCAAGCTGATCAGTATGATGGAACCAAGGTAGAGGCTAAAAACACTGGGGATAATCATGATAACCCAGTGCCTGAAAAAAGGGCTGTGACAGGGAAGGTAGACTCCTATAACTATAAACCAGGGAAATTTGAAGATAACAATAGCGTGCCGGCTAATATTGAAAAGTTCCCGTTTGACTCAATTAAATCTGCATTGACAAAAACGACACAATTTCAAACCGGAGGCGATAAATTTTACTCAAACGGATCATTAACTATAACTCCTGACAAAAGATACGTCATCTTCACGGTCACCACAGGCGGAGAGCCCTTTTCAGACAAAGTTGCTTTAACTCATATCAAGCCAAGACCTAACGGCTCAGTGAAGTACCAGTTTAACTATAACGTCCCCATTGATTTCGAATGGGAGGGCACCGTCAAAGAAATCAAAGAAATCAGCTTATCCGGCTCCAACCAAATGGCTATTGGCGAAACCAAGAACTTCACAGCCGCGGTGAAAACCAAGCCGTTTTCCGAGCCAAGTGATACCGGATTTAAATCCCCGGTTGATGTTACCACTCGTCCTGAAGCCACATGGAGTTCAGATAACAAAGCGGTGGTGGAAGTCGTTGATCCTCATTCCGGACAGGTCAAGGCAAAGGCTAAAGGAAAGGCAACGATCACCGTAAAGTGGGAAAGTGGAATGTATACGCTGTACGATAAGATCTTGATTTCAGTAGAAGACGGAGAAGTTCCTCCAACAGACCCGGAGCCTCAACCGGGAGACGTATCATGTACTGAACCGCAGCCTGCTCAATCGATAAGCGGTAAATACATGGATCCGGTCGTGACAGCTGTGATTAAGGCAGACAACCGTGGCAGCGAGAAGTTTGATGTTCTGCAGGGGATTCCGACTTCCGAAAGCTTGTACGGAAATGTGAAAGCGAAGGAATATTTGTACCAGGACAAGTTCAACCAGATGAAGGGCGTATGCACCTACACGGTAAATGTAAAAAAGACATATATTCTGGAATGGGATCCTGGAAAAACAGTAACCAATCCCGATGGGAAAGGAACACATACCGAGCCGGACCCACAGCATGATAAAGACGAAAAAGTATATAGCTACAGCATTCAGCGGCCGTATTCTTTCTGGAAAATAGATAATCTGGAAGTATACGATATTAACCACGCAACGCTCAAAAATTATGCCTGGGATGAAATATCCATCAATCCTTCTGGCTATAATCCGCCTGCATTTCAGGCCAGCCAGGACGGTAAATATTACCCGCCTGCTCCGCCGGAGGATCAGGAAGCGCCGTCGCAAACGTTAAATGGAGGCAAGTCCAGGCCGAACGTTCCTAATGAACAAGGAGCCTTTCAGGGGATGGCCGAGCAATCTGTTGGCAAGGTAGAGGTTGAGAATGATTCACTGGATTTTAACGGACTAAAGATCATAAACAACCAGCGCACGCCGGAAACGGGACCAACCCCATCGCAGATACCTGCTCCGCAGCTTATTAACGACAATGTACTTTATAGTCCCGGGCATATGATCAGCAGCTCTAAAACGAATAAAAGCAAAGAGGAAAGTACCGGACAAATCTTTTATAACATAATGACTGGAAATATTAACGGCGGAACAGACCAGGATTTTTCGATCCAAGGCATTAATCCGGTGACGGTCCACACTCCTATCGTGAACTATTCCACCGTTTCTGATGACGCGGCACATAACCAGAAAACATTTCCGAATGGGGGTCGATCTGCCCTGATTCTGGAACGTCCGTTTACGGTGTCGATTCCAACCAGCGGACAGCATACCAATTATCCTGGTTATGGCAATCGCGATTACGCAAAGTATTTTCGGATCAAGCAGGTGCAGTTCCCCTTTGACGTCTACAACGCCAACAAGACACAGTTCATACCAAAGGAAACATGGGTGGATATCCCAGTCGGTCAGCTCGATACAACCTTTTATTTACCTGTTTGGGTAAACGAAGGGGATTATCAGGTTACATTCCGCAATATTGCTGAAAATGCGCCCAGTGGTTATACCTCTCAAACGAATGCAAACACGAATTTAACGCATCATGCGGCTGAATTGAAGGTGCCTGTAGAAGTCATAGGGCGGCTGTACGACTTCCATATCACCGATATTGCCGACTACAATTGGGAAAAGGTATTCCGCACACAATCCGGCAGTGCTAATCAGACAGGCATGTCCTACTGGGTAGGCCAAAATCTTATCGACGGCGATCCCCGAGGGAACAAGGCAAAATTTACCCTGCCGATCAGACCAGGAAGCAATCCGCTGCAGGGCTATAAAAATGTATCCGTAAAAACGGGATATCACTTCAAATTCGATTTTAAAACGAAAGGCAATATGTTCGGGGCACTGGATGGCATCCGGATCACGCCAAGCTTTTTTTATGTCAGCAAGGATGGCAAAGCCTTAAATGCCAATGGCGATTCTCGTGTACCGGTGGACCTTTACTACAATACGAGCAAAAATAATTTCGTCAAGATGGGCTCCGCTGAGGATAAGGTTCAACGCTACGTAATTTTAAACGACCGTTTGCGGAACGTGCCTGCTGTAGAATTGGCCGATACGGCCAGCTACAAATACAATCATTACGGCCAAACGGGCAGCTTGAGCAAAGCCCAATACGTCCAAAATTATCTGAATGTCTTTACGAAGCAAAAAACGCCGGTCGGCAGTTACAGTCTGCTGATTCTTCCGGAGCAGGTAAGGACATTCCTAAGGCTTACAAGCAGCATACCGGCATCGGTGGATCAGGAACGAGCGAATGTCTCCATTCAAAAGTGGTATGGCGAATACAGTTTACCTGCAGAACCGTTTGTCGTAATAGCAGGAACGAATGTGGCTGAGTATGGGCGAACACATGGCGGGCTGGACAGCAAGTCACCTATCTTTCTCCAAAACGGCTATATCATCGTCAATTTCAATATTGAATCCATTCAGCAGGGAGATCTGAAAAGGCCTCATTTGCAGTACATTTATGCACCATTGATGAATCAGTGGAAGATGGAAGGCTTCAGCCGTGATATTCAGGATGCTTATGGCAACCGATTCAAGATAACGGATGGCGATATTATTTTCTACAACGCGAATCAATCCAGCCGGGATGATTTCAGCTCTCAGGTTCCGCATTAA